In the genome of Paenibacillus sp. GP183, the window AGCATGTGCCCATCTGTGAGGAACAGCCTTTAGAAGCCTTGAAAACTAACGTGATAGGTACACAAAACGTTATTCACGCAGCTGTGGAAAAGAGGGTCAAAAAAGTCATCAATATGTCCACCGACAAAGCGGCAGATCCAAGTAACTTTTATGGGTTGTCGAAAGCAATCGGTGAAAAGCTGATGATTCTTTCCAGTCATGTAAATAACAGCACGAAATTTATTTGCGTTAGAGGCGGCAATATTTTGGGAACTAGCGGAAGTGTCCTTAACTTATTTATGAAGCAAGCCCAGGAAAGCGATGAGATTGGTATAACCGATTTAAGGATGACTCGGTTCTTCATGACACAACAGGAGGTTTCCGAGCTTCTCATAAAAGCCGCTCTCGAAGGAAAAGGCGGTGAGGTTTTTGTCATGGCCATGCCCGCATGCAGAATACTGGATCTGGCTGAGGTCCTGATTGAAGAGTCTGCTAGAAACGATATTCGAATTGTGGAACGGGGGATAAGACCAGGGGAGAAATTTCATGAGATCCTCATTTCCGAATATGAAAGTCATCATGCAGTACATTATGACAAGCATTACATCATTATTCTTCCTACGATTGAGAATGCTGAATTAATGGAGTTTTATTCCTCTTTTCCTGGTGTGGCAACGCAGACCTATTCCTCCAACGACTTTCTTATGACCAAAGACGAAGTGAAGCAAATGCTGCATAAGGGTGGATTTCTAGCATGATAAAAGGAGGACACTTTATGGAGTATATAATCCAACTGAAATGGATATTTATGGATGAGCTTGCTGGACAGCCGCTCCTTTTTCTTTTATAGATGTAACGGGCAGCATTCCTGTAATGAAAAAAAATTGGAGTTTGAACATAAAAAAGACCACTTGGTATTATATAATTTGAATATCAAGTTAGCTCCGCATCGTCATATGGTAAGTTCCTGGTAAGTAATGGTATCAGTAGAAATACAAGCGGATAAAAGCCGATTGAACAGTTATCCTTCAAACTGTCTGCGGTTGGTACGGAAGCAAAATTCATTCAAGTAGGCTTGCAGATGCTTAGGTGCCAAGCCATGAAACGTACCGCCAATAAAAGCTTTGGCGTTTGAGATCATCGTATGAAGCCACTTCAAATGATCCGGGTTTTCTTTGACGTTGAATTTGAGCGGCTGATGGTTGTATTCTTTCGCAAGCGCGTTGTAAGAATGGTAAGCGTCGCTGCTGATCGTTGCGCCGGGTTCGATATAATGCTGTGCAAAATCGATCAGCGTTTTCCCTTTTACATCCGGAATCACTTGCATTTTGACGTATTGCGGTGCTCCCTGTTTGTTGAGTGAAACACCTACGAGCACGGGCGTTTGTTTGGTGCCACGACCGCGTTTGCCGCCTTCTGTTGGTGCGCCAAAGAAGGCATCATCGAGTTCAACCAAGCCGGCCAGTCGATAGTTGGCATCGCGATCACCCATAGCTTTTCTGACTTTCTGAAGGAGCAACCAGGCTGTCGGATAGGTCAATTCAAGTTCTCGAGCGATATAGGTTGCAGAGATGCCGCGTTTATCATGGGCGATTAAAAAGATCACCCAAAACCATGTCAACAAAGGCGTGTGCGTTTTATGCATGATGGTACCGGCCGTCACGGAAGTTTGATGCTTACAAGTCACACACTGGTAAAGCTTTCGCGTCTCTAGGAAATAGAACGATTGGCTTTGGCATTTCGGACAGCAAAACCCTTCGGGCCAACGAATCTGGAACAGATGATCGTGACATGCTTGTTCCGTATTGAACTTCTCTTGAAACCTCTTAAGCGTCATCGTTTCTTGTTGAGCCACGCCAATCACTACCGAACATTCGTTTGTATTTATTATATCAAACAAATGTTCGTATTTAAAGACCTTACTGAAACAACTTGATATTCAAATTATATAAATGTCCTGAAGCTGACCAGCAAAAAGGACATACAAAAAAGAAGGCACCTTAGAAGAAATAATCGTGCTGTTGCCCGATAAAAAAACGCTGCAGCCTTAGCGAGGGCGCTGAAAAAGGCCTTGATTTTCTACAAATGTAGAGGATCGAGGCCTTTTCTCATCAAAAAAAACCAGAACACCAAAATAAGAGGGTTCTCCCCTTACGTTGTGGGCTCCAATAAACGAATCATTCGTTTCACATTTACCACAAATGCCGTTAGATACGTCTGAATCTGCATGCCAAATAGACCCACGTATCGGGCTTTATTCATTCCATGAGCCTGTTTCATCTCTGCATTTTTAGATTCGATTTGGCCGCGTTATTTTTCTACGCGCCACAAAGGCTTCTGACTTTTGGTAAATACCTCTTTTACCTCAATACCGTTCTCTTGCGTGGTTTTTACTAACGTCTGTAGATAATTGCCATCTGCCTTTTCGCCGCTCGTTACTTCTATCGCGGTAATGATTCGCTCCTCCGTCATGGCCAGGTGAGACTTGTACCGAAAAAACTCACGTCCTCCGATTTCCAGCCAAGCAGGGCATCCGGGTCCACGGCGGATTGGATGTCTTTGTAGGCGAGCAGACGTTCATCTTCGACGATCTGTTTGACTTTCTTTAGTTCCTTCTGAATCTGTTGGTTGGAAGGGCTCGCCTGCTTCTCGATGACTTCCCCTAGATCTGCCAAATAACGCAGTTGCTTTTTAGTGGCCTCGACTTCATCCTTTTCCGGTTCAGGTTTCGTTGGAAACGACGAGGCCATGTCGCTGCGTTCATGATACACCGCCTTACGCACTTTTTTCCGGCTTTGATGAGGACTTCGAGCGGAGAATCTTTCTTGGATCCGGCATGACTGTGGGTGGCGTCCATGATGATGGCATTCGATTTGATGATCCCTTTGTCAATCGGCTGCTGAACCACATTCTTTAACATGGCTTCCAACGTATTGGCGCCGATCCGGTGCTTGCGAAACTTAGAAAGTAGGCTGGGATCCGGCAGCTCATCTTCCGGGTTCAACGACAAAAACCATTTGTATGCCAAATTCACCTGAGCGTCCTCGATGATGTGGATGTCCGATAAATTGTATAACCGTTGTAGAAAAAGCAAACAAAAGAGTAGTTCCTGCTCTTTAGCCGGTCGGCCATAACATTCACAGTAGCTATTTTTAAGAAGTTCGCCAATGAAAAAAAATCGACATGCTCATTGACTTTTTTGAGGATATGAGTGGCTAAATTAAATCGTACAATGGGCTGTAGAACGAAAGTTCCATTTGTTTGAGACCGAGCATGGGCAACCACCTTCCGAACGTGGGTATACCATTATTATTCTACATTAACGCGGTAATTCATTAAATAATAGTGCAAAAAGAAACTGCTGCCGAAATAAACGGTTTGTGTGGCGATTTTCAGCGCCCTCGCCTTAGCCAGCGTTTTTTTGTTTCCGTGCTTTTTCATCAGAGAACAAAAGACTGATTAACTGTTCTTGTTTTTAATACTCTCCAGCACTTTTTCCATATAAGGATGTTTGCTATTTAATAATGCAGCTCGACGCTCTTGCACGGCAACACTATCTTTAGCTTCTATCATTCTGATCAGCGGGTTATTGGGATATTTGCTTTTCAGTAAAGCGAGTCTATCTACTGCCATTGTTATCACTCCTTTCTTGTAAAAGAAGCGTACAGCTTTCATTTCTGTACGCCCTATGAATACTTTAGTCCAATTCAATAGTTTTGAACTCGCTGTGAAGTACTGTGAATCCTTCTAAGTTATTAAAAAAGAAATCGGTACCGAAGGCATTCGTTATGAAATCTTCCGTCGTGTTGTGATAGGTGATGCGTACTTCATACAAAAACGCAGGAGTAACGTCGGCAAAAAATATAGCTGCGGTGGATTCTTCGATTTCGATTGGACCATTGTCACCAGGAGTTCCGTTCGGACCATTGAATGAAGCAACAGGTAATTGTACTGGGAAAGGGTTAGTCCAGTCGATAACTTCTACTGTGACGATCCGATCATCGTCCGGATCAGCATTTTCAGCTGTAATTATTGCATTTACAGCGAAATTCGTACCTATATTATTCAATATACCGCTAGAAACAGTTCTTTTCTTAGATGACATATTCTCTCACTCCCCTCATAAAAATAGTAGGTGTGATTGCCTTTGATATAAAGTAACCTCATCACCTCTAATATAAAATATTAAGAGATGAGAGTTTTTACTATGCATTTGTCTTATTAAAAAAGTCTATTAATTATGGGTCAATGTTTTGATAGGAGACACGACAAGTGCCGGGGGGGGGAATTTGTATAAGACATTCGCCTTTATGTATAAATGCCTGTTTTCTCATTCGCCCGACTTCAGCCCTGTTCCAGCTCCCGGAAAATCATACAATAGAGTAGAGGCGTATAGGATGCCAAAGACAGGAGCTGAGAACCGTTGAACAAACAGAGAGTTCCCGGTAAGCAGAAGCATGTGCGGCGTGTGCCTTCTGGACGTTATTCCGGCACCCCCAAGGTTTCCGTTATCATTCCTGTGTTTAACGAAGTAAAGACACTGTCACGTGTGATTCGGCAAGCTTTCCTGGTTCATCGCAAAACTGAAGTCATTGTTGTGGCTAACGGCACCACCGACGGCTCTCAGCAGACAGCAGAGCGGTTAGGTGCTCGTGTTATCTCCATTGACGAACCTCTTGGTCATGATGTGGGAAGAAGTATAGGCGCAAATGCCGCCAAAGGTGACATTCTCCTGTTTCTTGACGGAGATTTCATTATTCCGGCCAGTGAACTTCGCCCACTGATCAAGGCAGTGGGATCAGGTGTGGATGTCGCTTTAAACAGCTACTCGGGAAAAGCTTCCGCCTCCAAGGTGCATAAGGTCACTCTCTCCAAATATGCACTGAATACGATTCTGGCCCACCGCCATTTGCATGGAGCCTCCATGACTACTGTGCCGCATACGATCAGCCGGAAGGCGCTTCAAGCGATTGGAGCCGAGAATTTGGCTGTCCCTCCGTTAGCTCAAACGATTGCAGCCCAAAAAGGGCTCAAGATTAAAGCTGTACATTTCATTCATGTGGGTATGCGAAATCCGATTCGAAGAATCTCCAAAGGAGCAGATCCATTAGGGGACGTGATCGTGGGGGATCACCTGGAAGCCATTCATTGGCTCATCCAGAACACTGGAGAGCGTGGAAATATGCCCGACTTGATAAGAAAAAGACAAACAGCGAGGTGACTTAGTATGAAGCGACGGATGCTCAAATTACACAGAACACTTCCGCGTAAATCAGTGTCTGAAGGCCATTGGCGTTCACTCGTAATTCCGACTTCCCGCTCTGTTGCAGCCATAGTCAGCGTTATGAACGAAGAAGCGTCCATTGATCGAGTGCTCAAGCAGCTTCGCAGGATTCCCTTTAACGAGATTATTGTTGTGATCAATGGTTCGCATGATAAAACCCTGCAGAAGGTGCGTGAACACTCCTCCGCTGTGATTGTTCATTATCCGAAGCCGCTGGGCCATGATGTGGGGAGAGCGATCGGGGCGAAGCTGTCCAGATCGGACATTCTGCTTTTTTTGGATGGTGATTTCCCCGTTCGTGCAGAAAAGCTGCTTCCTTTTATTAAAGCGATTCATGAGGGAAAGGATATAGCACTCAACAATCTAACACCATTCGTTCCCAATACACGCTTTGATTCCGTAACGGTAATGAAACGTTTTCTCAATCTCACCATGAAAAAGCCTGAGCTGAGATCGAACTCCTTAACGGCTGTCCCCCATGCATTATCCCGAGCCGCACTGGATCGAATTGGATGCTCAGAGCTTATGGTGCCGCCAAAAGCACAGGTGCGAGCCATTCAGGAAGGACTGAAGTTCAGTGCGCCGACAAGTATCAATGTCATTTCGAAAAATAGGCGAAGACGCCACAACCAGGGATCCAACAGCCGGGTTGCCAAGCTGATCATAGGGGATCATATCGAAGCTTTAAGATTGGCTATGGAGCAGAAGGGAGAACGGCTTGGTTTTCACGATACATTCCGTAAAAGAGAATATGTGAGGTGGCGAAGCTAGTGCAGCTAACCAGCATCATTATCCCCAATTATAATGGCCTTTCTCTGCTTAAAGAGTGCATTTCGTCGATTAAAAAGCATACCGAGGTTCCCTACGAAATAATTGTAGTGGACAATGGTTCCACAGATGGATCCATTGAATACTGCTGCCGCCATGAAATAAAATTTATATCACTGCCGACCAACAGAGGCTTTCCCTGGGCATGTAACCTTGGGCTCAGTATTGCAAGTGGAGAAGCTTTAATGCTTCTGAATAACGATACCATCGTGGGCTGGAATTGGCTGCCCAACCTTCTTCGCTGTTTGTATAGCAGTGATGAAATAGGGATTGTAGGCCCTGTGACCAACTATGCAAGCGGAAAGCAGCAGATTCAGGAGCCTTTTACCAATGTTGCGGACATGTCTGCAGCCATGAATGTCCCGAGTCCGGAGAAATGGCAGGATACCTTGCGGCTGGTAGGGATTTGCCTGCTGTTCAGGCGTGAGCTGATGGACAAAGTTGGCATGCTGGATGAACGTTTTAGTCCAGGCCACTTCGAGGATGACGATTACTGCTATCGGGCAAGACTTGCCGGCTATAGGCTGTGCATAGCAGGAGATTCGTTTATTTTCCATCATGGCAGTGCTAGCTTTCACAAGGAGAATAAAGATTCCCTCCAGGAGTTGATTCAGGTCAATCACGGGAAATTTATGGATAAATGGGGCGTTGATCCACATACCTACATTTAGCGCTGCAGCATCCATCCAAACTCGGCACATTTGGTTATGGGATCGCATAAAATAATAAAGAGAAAAAGCTGGGCGGAAGGGGAATTAGGTTGGAACAAAAGATAACTAACATTATTACGTATATAGCAGCCTCGCACAGAGAAATGTCAAAAATTCTTCAAACGAAGGGCAGCATAGCGGGGCAAATGTCGTCCATCATCACGGAAATTCCGGATCTGCACCCTGAATTCGACGGAGTGGAAGGAATTCAGGAGCACTCTTCGCAAATTATCAAGAGCGTAGTCGCCTATTTAAATAGCCTGGCCGAACTGGAGGAAGCTATTGCGCAGCAAACAGAAATTGTAATGAAAGAAATGAACGGCCCGGATGCCGAAGAATAGAGGGATCATGGATTGGATAGATCAAGCATTTACATGAATATGTTGGAATCCACAGCAAGCCTTCAGCTGAATATCGCTTTATTGCTTGAAGCTAAAGCTGCGGAAGCTGAGAAAACCCGTAACTGGATTTGTAATCATTTGAGCTCGGCTTCGTTGCTTGGGCATGGGTATCAAATGAAGCAGACCGGTGATTTTCATGATCAAATCATTGAAGTTATCGATGCAAGATGGAACATGCGCTGAATCGCAATATGCAGGCGCTTCTCAGACAAGGCGACAGCGGCGGTGAGGATGGAGGTTCGAGCGGCGGGCTAGGAGATATGTTTTCATTCGGCGGGAATGAAAAATGATCGATCTTCCTCAAGACAGAGCAAGGTTGGAGCTGCATATCCTGGCTTCTCTCGCGAGAAGCCAAAGGGCATTGGCACGAATGATCGAAGCTGTTGCAGATCAAGTAGCAGACTCGAAGCAGGCTGCCGGGAAAATGATCGAGAATCTGGAGATGATCAGCGCTTATCAGCGCATTCTCGTTGTGAGAATCACGTCCGCGAACGTTAAAGAAAGGCAGACCCGCTCCGCCATGGCTGGCTGGAAACTTATCCCCACTTCATCAGCAGCCCGGCATGCACCAATCCCCCGCCGAAGCCATAAAGTAGAAGGGTATCGCCAGGCCCAACCTTACCTTCCCTAATGCCGAGATCCAGTGCGAGCGGAATGGATGCAGCTGAAGTATTGCCGTAATAAACAAGGCTGTACAATGCCTTCTCAAATGGAATGCCGCTCCGTTCACAGATGGATTCAATGATTCTCAGATTGGCGCTGTGAGGGATAAACCAATCTACATCCTCTGTGGTTAAACCACTTTTTTGCAGGATTTGTTCGATGCCATGAGGTACAGTGGTAACTGCGAATTTATAGACTTCGCGTCCATTTTGTACAAGCTTGCCATCACCTGCAAGCTTTTCTCCGTTCAGTTCGTCAGACAGACCGGTTCGGTATACATGCTTGCCGCCTGAGCCATCCGAGCCCAGATGGTGGGCAAGGAAAGCGGGATGGCCATCGTCCTTTTCCACCAGCACAGCGCCAGCGCCGTCTCCAAACAGGATACAGGTGGAACGGTCGGTATAGTCGGTTATCTTGGACAAGGTATCAGCGCCAACTACAACAATTTTTTTGTGCATACCGGAGCTGATAAGCCCGTTAGCCATATGCAGCGCATAGGTAAAGCCGGCACAAGTGGCATTCAGATCAAGCGCGCCGGCGGCGGGAATGCCAAAATGCGCTCCAACGAGGCAAGCAGTAGACGGGAAAGGGAGATCCGGAGTGTGCGTAGCTACCAAGATAAGATCCGTGTCTTCCAATACTGCGTCATATCTAGTGATCAGATCCTGCACCGCTTTTATACACAGATGACTGGTAAACTCACTATCTTCAGCAATACGTCTCTCTTTGATTCCAGTTCTTTGTACGATCCATTCATCAGTAGTCTCAACCATTTTTTCAAAATCTAAATTGGTCAGCACCCGGGCAGGAACATAAGTGCCAATCGCTGTGATACGAGCAGTTGAATTCATCTGAGTCACCTCTTTGTATGATCTAGTATTAGTACCTGATACTAATCATACGTTAAATTTACTACGTTGGGATGGTGTTGTCAATGTTTGAATTTACATAAGTGTCGCAAAATAGTTTTCGTGACACGGCAAAATCCAAGCCTGTTCTCGTGATTCCGGAGTCATGCAGGCACCATGGCTTTTCTTGTTTTGGGACAGCAACGGTATATCCTGCTTTCGCAAATTCCATGCATTGCGATGCATCGTAGAAATGCCAGTCTTGAAACAGGTCTTCCCGCCAGGGCAGATCGTACTGGGTAGCCATAAGGAGCCCGTCGATGACTTGCACCGTTTCATAGCAGCCACTGATTTCACTTGCCGAGAACAGCGCCATGTTGCCTTGATGACTATCGTACACTTTTCCAACTTCATCGCCGCTCTCCCACCAGATGCCGCTGGCAGGAATCGTTTTTGCACCGATGACGCCGAGCATTCCGATGTTTGCGTTGTTTCGGAACAGGGAAAGCATGTCATATATAAAATGGGAATGGATAATAAAAACGTCCTGATGCAAATACACCTTATACTTCGCGTCGGACCGTCTCATCGCTTCGTTATAGCCTGCCGTCATGCTGGAGGCACCTTCGATCGGAATCAGCTCGATGTCATATCCATCTGGAACCGCAGTAAAAACTTCAGCTTTTGCCGCACTCGTGGTTCCGAATCTTTGCCTGCGGGCGCATGTTTCGAAGCCTGAAACAAATACTGATACGTTTCGTACTGATCCCACAAGCTCTCATGGCTCCACTTGCATAGCTCCGTCATGAACGCTTCATTTTGCTCCGTACGTCCAATGGTAACCCGACTATAATTCAAGTTGTCATATCCTGTTTCCTTGAACATTTTACAAATTTCGTAAAACGTAAAAAAGCGGATATGCGTTCGATCCAGCAGCCCTCTATCGGTATACGTCCAATATCCGTTCAGCAGATCCCGGATCAAGCTGAAGTGCATTGCGTTCGGAATGCTGGCCAGCACTTTACCGTCTTCTTTCAAGTAGAGAGCGATGTCTTTTAACACCTTCCAGGGATCGTACAAATGCTCCAGCACGTCCCCAAAAATGACATAATCGAAAAACTGTTTCGGATAACGCAGGTCCATCGTTTCGATGTTCTGACTTTCCACTTGCGCTACCAAAGAGGCAACTGAGGCGGAATGTTCGTTCAATTCGACTCCGTACATTTCCGCATGCGGATATAAATTCTTCAGCTGCAATAAGGTGGCCCCGCATCCGCATCCAACTTCAAGAATGCGGAGTGAATCGTCCTTCATCCGGTCGATGAGCGATAGGAGATCGTACCGGATATGGGTGGAGTAGACGGGGTTGAATTTCCATTTCTCCGCAAATTTATTTTCGTTTTCCTGCAGCACGCTAGAAAAGAAGGAGGGATTCTCGTTAAACGAAGCACTGCCAAAATGCTGAATGAACGTATCCTTGCACAGCATCAATTTGTATCCAGCCAATCTGATCCGCAAACAATAATCTTCATCTTCGTAGTTGCCGGGGGAGAATCGTTCGTCGAGCCATCCGACCTTTTCGATCACTTCGCGTTTCATCAGGATGCAATAGCCGATGAGCTTGATCCGTTCCTCCCATTTCGTGGGATCGGCCTTATTATATTCCCCAGCAAACTGGCCAAGCTCTTCTAGCGTTCGGTAGGGTACCGAAATCGCCGTATGGTAGGCGGCTGCGTTGGTAACAGGGCCTACGGCTCCAATGCGTTCATCGCTGCGCAGGCAGTTGAGCAGCTGGTCGAGCCAGTTGACCGTTACAATCGTATCGTTATTCAGCAGCAGCATATAATCCCCTGTCGCAGCCGCCATTCCTTGATTGCATCCCTTTGGGAAGCCCAAGTTCTCTTCATTATAAATAACATGAAGATCCAGCTGCTCTTGCAGCCATTCAACTGTACCGTCTGTGGAACCATTATCGACGATAATCAGCTCGTAGCTGCCCTCCTGTGTATAACAGCGTATACTCTCAAGGCACAGCTTGGTATATGTCAGGTTATTGCGCGTAAGGATCACAATGCTTGTTTTCATACCTGTTCTCCTTGTTCTTGGTTATAAATGTGCTTCTCCAGAATTTGTTTATTGTTTAAGATAGCCGGATCGTTCGGCAGATAAGAAAAGGCAATTTCATTATGCTGATACGCTTGTTCCAGCATTCCCAGCTTGCCGTAACAGATAGCCAGTTGAATATGGGGAAGCCATGTATGAAACTCCATTCTAATCAATCCCCAGGATTCCTTCGGTTGTTCCAATTGCAAAGCGAGACTGAACCAGAAAATAGCGACATTCCATCTTTCTTTCAGAAAAAAATGATTGCCGATCCTGCAGCAGGATTCAGCGTTCGGCAGATCATATTCAAAGGCTTTGAATAGATACTGCAGTTCTTTTTCAAGGTTTCCAAGCTCACGGTAGCATTGAGCCAATTTCCCGCATACCGCAATTCTGTCTTCCAAACCGGGCCATTCTTCGTCTAAAAATCGAAGATACTGCTCAATCGCTTTTTCATAAAAACCGTTTTCAACGAGTTC includes:
- a CDS encoding polysaccharide biosynthesis protein, whose translation is MFTQSNILVTGGTGSLGYELIRQLLNNNPNKIVIYTRNESAQVAMKHIFNDPRLTFCIGDIRDLEALVKACAGIDYIFHLAALKHVPICEEQPLEALKTNVIGTQNVIHAAVEKRVKKVINMSTDKAADPSNFYGLSKAIGEKLMILSSHVNNSTKFICVRGGNILGTSGSVLNLFMKQAQESDEIGITDLRMTRFFMTQQEVSELLIKAALEGKGGEVFVMAMPACRILDLAEVLIEESARNDIRIVERGIRPGEKFHEILISEYESHHAVHYDKHYIIILPTIENAELMEFYSSFPGVATQTYSSNDFLMTKDEVKQMLHKGGFLA
- a CDS encoding glycosyltransferase — its product is MNKQRVPGKQKHVRRVPSGRYSGTPKVSVIIPVFNEVKTLSRVIRQAFLVHRKTEVIVVANGTTDGSQQTAERLGARVISIDEPLGHDVGRSIGANAAKGDILLFLDGDFIIPASELRPLIKAVGSGVDVALNSYSGKASASKVHKVTLSKYALNTILAHRHLHGASMTTVPHTISRKALQAIGAENLAVPPLAQTIAAQKGLKIKAVHFIHVGMRNPIRRISKGADPLGDVIVGDHLEAIHWLIQNTGERGNMPDLIRKRQTAR
- a CDS encoding glycosyltransferase, which encodes MKRRMLKLHRTLPRKSVSEGHWRSLVIPTSRSVAAIVSVMNEEASIDRVLKQLRRIPFNEIIVVINGSHDKTLQKVREHSSAVIVHYPKPLGHDVGRAIGAKLSRSDILLFLDGDFPVRAEKLLPFIKAIHEGKDIALNNLTPFVPNTRFDSVTVMKRFLNLTMKKPELRSNSLTAVPHALSRAALDRIGCSELMVPPKAQVRAIQEGLKFSAPTSINVISKNRRRRHNQGSNSRVAKLIIGDHIEALRLAMEQKGERLGFHDTFRKREYVRWRS
- a CDS encoding glycosyltransferase family 2 protein, which encodes MQLTSIIIPNYNGLSLLKECISSIKKHTEVPYEIIVVDNGSTDGSIEYCCRHEIKFISLPTNRGFPWACNLGLSIASGEALMLLNNDTIVGWNWLPNLLRCLYSSDEIGIVGPVTNYASGKQQIQEPFTNVADMSAAMNVPSPEKWQDTLRLVGICLLFRRELMDKVGMLDERFSPGHFEDDDYCYRARLAGYRLCIAGDSFIFHHGSASFHKENKDSLQELIQVNHGKFMDKWGVDPHTYI
- a CDS encoding nucleoside-diphosphate sugar epimerase, which translates into the protein MEQKITNIITYIAASHREMSKILQTKGSIAGQMSSIITEIPDLHPEFDGVEGIQEHSSQIIKSVVAYLNSLAELEEAIAQQTEIVMKEMNGPDAEE
- a CDS encoding ketoacyl-ACP synthase III, whose protein sequence is MNSTARITAIGTYVPARVLTNLDFEKMVETTDEWIVQRTGIKERRIAEDSEFTSHLCIKAVQDLITRYDAVLEDTDLILVATHTPDLPFPSTACLVGAHFGIPAAGALDLNATCAGFTYALHMANGLISSGMHKKIVVVGADTLSKITDYTDRSTCILFGDGAGAVLVEKDDGHPAFLAHHLGSDGSGGKHVYRTGLSDELNGEKLAGDGKLVQNGREVYKFAVTTVPHGIEQILQKSGLTTEDVDWFIPHSANLRIIESICERSGIPFEKALYSLVYYGNTSAASIPLALDLGIREGKVGPGDTLLLYGFGGGLVHAGLLMKWG
- a CDS encoding glycosyltransferase family protein, with amino-acid sequence MTAGYNEAMRRSDAKYKVYLHQDVFIIHSHFIYDMLSLFRNNANIGMLGVIGAKTIPASGIWWESGDEVGKVYDSHQGNMALFSASEISGCYETVQVIDGLLMATQYDLPWREDLFQDWHFYDASQCMEFAKAGYTVAVPKQEKPWCLHDSGITRTGLDFAVSRKLFCDTYVNSNIDNTIPT
- a CDS encoding bifunctional glycosyltransferase family 2 protein/class I SAM-dependent methyltransferase; its protein translation is MKTSIVILTRNNLTYTKLCLESIRCYTQEGSYELIIVDNGSTDGTVEWLQEQLDLHVIYNEENLGFPKGCNQGMAAATGDYMLLLNNDTIVTVNWLDQLLNCLRSDERIGAVGPVTNAAAYHTAISVPYRTLEELGQFAGEYNKADPTKWEERIKLIGYCILMKREVIEKVGWLDERFSPGNYEDEDYCLRIRLAGYKLMLCKDTFIQHFGSASFNENPSFFSSVLQENENKFAEKWKFNPVYSTHIRYDLLSLIDRMKDDSLRILEVGCGCGATLLQLKNLYPHAEMYGVELNEHSASVASLVAQVESQNIETMDLRYPKQFFDYVIFGDVLEHLYDPWKVLKDIALYLKEDGKVLASIPNAMHFSLIRDLLNGYWTYTDRGLLDRTHIRFFTFYEICKMFKETGYDNLNYSRVTIGRTEQNEAFMTELCKWSHESLWDQYETYQYLFQASKHAPAGKDSEPRVRQKLKFLLRFQMDMTSS
- a CDS encoding tetratricopeptide repeat protein produces the protein MARLSHNRVHQNKQRNLNIYEKLIAKGQQLSPRDMFHYGDELVENGFYEKAIEQYLRFLDEEWPGLEDRIAVCGKLAQCYRELGNLEKELQYLFKAFEYDLPNAESCCRIGNHFFLKERWNVAIFWFSLALQLEQPKESWGLIRMEFHTWLPHIQLAICYGKLGMLEQAYQHNEIAFSYLPNDPAILNNKQILEKHIYNQEQGEQV